One Lolium rigidum isolate FL_2022 unplaced genomic scaffold, APGP_CSIRO_Lrig_0.1 contig_29983_1, whole genome shotgun sequence genomic window, cggatttctccaccaccaccgacaccacgccgtcgtgcttgtcggattcaagaggagctactacttccgctgcccgctggaacggggaggtggacgtcgtcttcatcaacaaccgaacgtgtgaccgagtacggaggtgctgcccgttcgtggcgccggaaccgatcgtgatcaagatcttctacgcgcttttgcaagcggcaagtgaacgtctaccgcagcaacaagagcctcatcttgtaggctttagaatctcttcaagggtgagactcgataccccctcgttgctaccgtcttctagattgcatcttggcttggattgcgtgttcgccgtaggaaaatttttgttttctatgcaacgttatcctacaggaggACGGCGCAGGGGCGCTGGCTCCTCCCGGGTGCTGGTCGAGAGGGCTCTTCCACGCCCCCCCATTTGCTCTGCTTGTGTGGTGTTCGTGGATCCACACCCGGTGGGGTATGCCCGCTAGTGGTGCTGCCCATGGGGTTTCGGCTGGCTCGAAGGCTTTGGGGTTCCTGGTGTGTTTCGAGGTGATGGCGCCGGGGCGCTCggaagccggggcggcggccctgggtaGGTGGGCGGCGTCGACCTTGCCGGCGGGTGACGACTGTTGGTGTTGTTCCTGCCTTCCGTGGCTGCTTGGGTGGCGTGGAGGTAGGCGGTGGTGGTTGTGGCGGTTGGCGACTCCGGTGGCCTGCGCCTGACTTGAAGACCTTGGCTTTCTGTGGCGACTGCAGCTCCTCTTCTTCGGATTTTGGTCGCAAGTGAGTAGCTTGGCGGCGGATGTAGAGGGCCGGGGAAACCCTTGGGTGTTTGTTCAaccacgacggcggcggcgcttcctcgccgttcccttcttgaaggcgctgttgaggctcctcctcttcctcgccccGCCTTACCCCTCAattcccgggtgaaaaccctaggctcTCGCCAGGCAGCGGTGACGCTTCTGCGCCGTGTTCCTCATTGGAGGCGTTATCTATGGAAGTTAGGGGCTTGGGTGGGCTGTGCTGCGTTCGTGGTTGTGGCGCTTCTCTTCAACAACCATCTTCGGCTTGTTCAAGGTGTTCTCTTGGTGGCTTGGCGTCTTCGGTGCTCAGTGTGTTTGTAGCCGGTTACGACTCCGAACCTCTGTAGTTCTTGTAGTGCTTTGCTAGTTTCTTTAAAACTTGTTCGGGCGTACCTTGTATCCTTGCCGGCTGctggttttattaatttaaagctgggctctTTGAGCCTGATGTTTAAAAATTGAGTTAAATCAACAACTTTATCATGACAACAATTCTACAGTTTAATACTAGAAAGATTAAAACGAGTCAACGTGACAAGTATAGGGACGGTAGATGTATTTAACTCTCTTCTACCAGCCGATCTACGCGCATATACACCCGTGTGGGAACGTAAAGTCAAGTCCAAACCCACAAATCCGTGTGAACTGCCGCGTGTGGGAACGTCTCTGTCCACTCGCTTCGGCAACTACCCCGCCGCTATAGAGAAGAGAGAGCCGGCAGCCCACTCGCACttggccgcccctcctccctctccCGTGCTAGTTCCAGCGCCACCGCGCCCCTCGCCCATTAGCACGCTGCTCGTCTCCATTCCCCAGGACAGGAGCCTCATCCGCGGGACGCCGGTCGCTGCTGGTAAGCGCTTCCAACCCTCGATCGCTCCCCCGTGCTTGCTGTTAGGAACCGCCGATGCTTTTGGCTGACTGTTCGTCCCGCGGCCGCGGAGTCCTGAAATCTTTGCAGGGTCCTTTTCTTTCGCATCGTTTGCTTGCCTTGCATTTTAGTCATAATCTGCTGCCAGATTGCACGGCAATGTCCATGGAGGTCTGGGGGAGAGCAAGGCCGatgcttgttttctttctttgCATACTGAAATAAGCTTTTTTTTCTCGGGGATATACTTCCGATCCACTTATTCGGGGAGAAATTAGTGAAACAAGGGTTGAAGACGAGATCGAATCTACTTCTCGTCATTTGGCGGAAATGCGATGAAGGGTGTCGAACTAGACCGTCCGTGCTCTCTCTTCAGTTGCGCTAGTTAGAGCATTCCCCAAACCGTTATCCAAAGGAATTTAACACGCgttggacaaaaaaacgttccaatCGCGTGCTCTAAAGCTTTTTTTATTTGGCGCGGTTTGATACGGTGTCCGgctccccgagcccgtccccgccccacaggggacgctcggggcacgttggacacaacgaaaagtgaggcgaagagacgcgggcccgacgcgtcaacggctcggaagcctaaaatccCGTCGTCTACCTTTGGTCGACGTTAATGACGTCTTAACGTAGGTACGCGTCTCGTCCTGCATTTACTGCGTCCAACGACCCGCTGCCGCTTCGCCTACAGTCGTTGTACATTAATAGCGTCCTGCGGTTCTTCTTCATCCCAATCTCTCGCTGCTCCCAAattttctcctcgccgctcacaaatcttctcctcgccgctccaaccgcTACGCAATGtcatcgtcctcccgcaagatcgccaagGCGAAcgacttcggccgcggcagcctcaccgtgccggagacgtgggcgttgtaccgcgcgggatatcccgtcccgccggacatgcgcctgccaagcagcgacGGCTGGAGGATGGCCGTGAACGACATAGGCgtcccaccgccgccgtcgcctggcACGGAGCGCTGGAGGGATGCGATCAGGGCCCGGCGGTATGCACTCGACGTCGACGAAcgggccgatccgacctgggcggccaTCGGCAACGGCGCCTGGTGGGGCGCCTACTTCCACACGCAATACGACATGGAGATGAATAACACCACCGGCCTCGTCGGCGGGCCGAACAGCGGGAACAGGGACGGGCGtctcctgttctggggcgttccggggcgcatccTGGAGAACGTCATCGACGGCATCCacgacggcgctccaaggttggaggcgccgtcctcaccgccaccgtctcccgcaGCACGCTGGCGCATGGTGAAGGAGGAGCTGGGGTTCGCGACGGCACTTgtcaatccgaggcgcggcgtcggcggcagcggcagtcggcagcagcaaaggcgcagcggcggcgccctcctcacccCGAATCCGGAggggaaggaggagcaggacgacgatgcagcggcgaaggcggcgctgctggcagagtacgagcggcagcagcggctcatcgccagcagcgacaaccccgaggactgcccaggctacgcgcggcgtgcttggcgtcgcTGAATGACAAGGACGCctagaggggcgacctcgacacggCGGCGATCTCCATGTACATCCGCGACACCGACAAGCCTCTCATGGACCTCACCAACGACGATGAGGTAGggccaagcggcctggtgaaggacgagcccgtcgacgagcccgacgagcgcgtcaagcaggaggtcgtcaccgacgacatgtataaCTTCCAACAGTACTACGACGGCTCCGTccaccgcaagtacttctagattagattagggtttagtttaaatttaatccattttcgttcgaatctatgtaatatatagcaattTTGGATGATTTCGCTCAAGTTTTAAACttctgaaattttgtttgggggacgcggctgggaagcgacgtcccccaaacgcgatacGAATAAAACACGCctcccaaacgctcaatctaGCGCCGTTTGGGGAGGGTTTGGTGGAcgtggttggagatgctcttagttactCTGTGCTCAATGACTCAATGCTAATTTTGTTTGCTTGCGAAAAGCTACCCCTTTTTTTGCCCCGCAAACTGAATAACGAAATAGCTATTCCCTCCTTTTCCTCTTTATTACGGTGATTTCGCTGAAATAAATGCGCTATGGAGGAGCAGACGACCCACCGGGTGAGGCTGCTCCGCCTCCCGGTGACGCGCCCCGCCTCAAGCGGTGGCCGCTCGTATGCATCTACGGTcgcccgctagcgccgcctcctcccactcctcataCTCTGCGACCCGCGGGTCCTTCTCCACGACTTGTACGGCCgtctctagcgccgcctcctcccacgcatcGAATATTGTGGTATTTTTTAGGGTTTAGACTTTTGCACCAATGAGGCGGGGGAGGGGGAGATAATATAGACCGGCGGGAAGGCGGCAAACCTCCCGCCCGTGACGTCGTGGCAGGAGAGTTTCCCGCACGGCGTCgtgacgggagattttccaactcgGTGTCGTGGCGGTAAATCTCCCGCGTGGCGCCCTTGCGTCACTGACAGGTGGCTCCCACGCGCAAAAAAATTCGTGCCGCGAGGCACCGGCGCGCCCAATTCGCACCcttcgcgaaggggccggcacggggttgccggcgctcctcttgggctcgaaaaagcgccggcgctatttgggacgcgccggtgtgagcccattttcgctgccgGTCCTCATATACGGGCCGCTATGGggtgcgccggtggagatgctcttagagttaGATCTAGTACGACctttttacataaaaataataattacagTAAAAGAAAAGGACCTTTCAGTTTTCGCACCCTCCTCTAGTCTTATTTCTACAGTAAAAAGTTACCATACTTTTATTGCAGTATCCATCAGCATCTCGTGGGATTATACTTTTGCAGAACCACTAAAATATGCTTAGACTCAAAAGACAAAAAAAGAGTCAGAAACCGTTAAAAACTGCTCTGACTAGGATTTTTTTAATGAAGAAAATAACCCTCATTAGAATGGACTCCATCATGTATTTGCGATATTATATGATATACTCTTGACTAGGGATTGTGTGATGCCCATGTCGTGATGCGTATTTGTGAGACAATTCTTGGTATCACTTCTGCTAACTTCCGTACAAACTTTTTGCAGGAACCAAATGGGTCTGGTTCTGTGGAATTGGTTTTTGCTCTTACTCACTTTGGTTTCATCATCATGGAGTTTAAGTTCAGACGGTCTAGCTCTGCTTACTCTGTCCAAAAATCTCATATTGCCGAGTTCCATAAGCTCCAGCTGGAATGCTTCCGATAGAAGTCCATGTGAATGGCATGGAGTTCTTTGTGATAGACAGACTAATGTGTTTTCTCTTGACCTATCATCTTCTGGAGTTTCTGGTTCACTGGGACCTCAAATAGGACTGTTAAAGTACCTAGTAGTCCTCACTTTGCAAAATAACAGCATATCAGGTGCAATCCCTCCAGAATTGGGCAATTGTAGCATGCTTGATCAATTGGATCTTTCCGAGAACTCCCTTTCTGGTGAAATACCAGAATCCCTTGGCAACCTAAAGAAACTGTCAGTGCTCGCATTGTACAGTAACTCACTCAATGGGGAAATCCCTCCTGAATTGGGCAATTGTAGCATGCTTGATCGATTGGATCTTTCCGAGAACTCTCTTTCTGGCAAAATACCAGAATCCCTTGGCAACCTAAAGAAACTCTCATCGCTCGCCTTGTGCACTAACTCCCTCCATGGGGAAATACCTGAAGGGTTGTTCAAGAACCAGTTTCTGCAGTACGTGTACCTCCATCAGAATAATCTCAGTGGTCATATCCCTTCGTCACTTGGTGAAATGGCAAGTCTTAGAAGCTTATGGTTGCATGAAAATGGATTATCTGGAGTTCTGCCAGATTCTATTGGAAACTGCACCAAGTTGGAGATTCTTTATCTACTATATAATCAGTTGAGCGGGAGtcttccaaaaaccttgagccttaTCAGAGGAGTGAAGGTTCTAGATGTCACTGGGAATGGCTTAACTGGagagattgattttcattttgaGAACTGTAAGTTGGAGAAATTCATATTGTCGTTTAATAATCAGCTAAGGGGCGAAATTCCATCATGGCTAGGGAATTGTAGTAGCTTGACTGAACTTGCACTTGTCAACAATAGTTTCTCCGGCCACATTCCAGCTTCTCTCGGCTTAGTGAGCAACCTCACCTATCTTTTGCTTTCTCAGAACTCCTTGTCTGGCCCGATTCCTCCTGAGATTGGTAACTGTCGGTCGCTGCTGTGGCTAGAGTTGGATGCAAACATGCTGGAGGGAAGTGTTCCTAAAGAGCTGGCTAATCTGAGAAAATTGCAGAAGCTCTTTCTGTTCGATAATCGCCTCACTGGGGAGTTCCCCGAGTATATTTGGAGCATCCGGTGGCTTCGAAGTGTCCTTATTTACAGAAATGGATTTACTGGGATGCTACCTCCAGTGTTAGCTGAGCTAAAGCTCCTGCAGAACATTACACTGTTTAGTAATTTCTTCTCCGGAGTCATACCAGCGGGTTTGGGTGTGAATAGCCGTTTACGCATAATTGATTTCACCAATAACAGTTTCACCGGTGGAATACCACCATACATTTGTTCAGGTAAAAGACTGAGAGTGTTGGACTTGGGGTTTAATCTTCTCAATGGTAGCATCCCATCTGGCCTTACAGACTGCCCAGGTTTGGAACGAGTTATTCTCGAAAACAATCATCTTACTGGGGTCATACCAGCGGGATTGGGTGTGAATAGCCGTTTAGTCCAAATTGATTTCACCAACAACAGTTTGACCGGTCGAATACCACCATACATTTGTTCAGGTAAAAGACTGAGAGTGTTGCACCTGGGTTTCAATCTTCTCACTGGTAGCATCCCATCCGGTGTTGCGGACTGCCCAAGTTTGGAACGAATTATGCTCCAAAACAATGATCTTACTGGGGCCATTCCGTGATTGTTGAAGTCAATGAAGAAGTTTGGTCTTATTTTGGAAGTCGGAAAGGTGTGAGAATGGGTTCTTTTGTCACCTTTTTTGTTTAACGCAGCTGAATGTTCGACAATAGAGAGAAGGaacatttcacaaactaatatataattgggaacatggtataagacatagtttggaacatgcttttcacaaactaatacatagttaaaacattgaAAATGAGGAAACATAACTACTGTTGGCATCGCAGatttcgtatgttcgctgccaagaaagaacactcccaggCATTTCCAGTCacacaaactggaaaatccagctgatgATTATAGCTCTGTtggtctttcgaggaagaacatccagaaacctccatgcctattttcgctgcgaagaaagaacactcggcgcgttcaatcgtcctcctcatcgtcgtcgtcgtggtagtgccggcggcagcgcgtgtcgtcgaacaccttgatgctCATATCCGTGTTGCctaggtaggagaatgtgagcacgcagtcggcttcgaggtcgtggtagcgcgcgaacttctccaagCCGGTGTTgatgtacatcttgccgcgcccgtcgaagagcaTGTCCATCGGCCACCGGCAGCAGTCGCAACCAGCCTCCCACAGATGCAGCGCGGTTGGCTCGTTGCCGACGACAAACTCGGCGAActcgtccggcagcctctggatgccgagtgggtcgcccttgaggacgacgacaaaCTCGAACATCACTTGGTGATCTTCCTGCAGGTCTGACGATGAAGACACGACGACgaccgtgcagctctgccgcggccacgaccacggccgcgacctcagCCTCGGTctctgcctctaccagccatggcgtcgacttttgagatggtggtggctagggttgggagagaggcgctagggtttgtgcgtgagggacgatgcgagagcacccctttttataggccggagggaggcgggggagcggtaacGCTCATTATCGCCGGCACGGAGAGCTAGGCGTGATGAGAAgtttcgctgcgcctctgcggaaaCCGCACAGTCGCTGTAcgtcaataacttccgtcgcgagataGACGACGGTTAGGTAAAACTTGAATGTGTCGCTGACGCGTTGGGCCGCGTCTCCTCGCCTCGCATTTTGTTGTGTCCAACATGTCTGGAGCGTCCCATGTGAACCAGGGACGGGATCGGGGCACCGGACACTGTATTGAGTCGCGTTGGACGGAAAAAGGCTTTGGGACGCGTGGTTGTAAACGAAATTTTGTCCGACGTGTCTCAAATCTCTTTAGAGACCGCTTTGTACGACGtaggtgaagatgctcttacggGTTTACAAAAATGCCTCGTCAAAATTTTGGAGGCACGCAACACTTTCGAATCACCACACCGCATCCACGTTCATCCTCAGATCTGCCTTTGCGCAGGCTCAGCTACAGCTTAGAAGTTACAAGTGGAACGTCGCTATTATCACACGCAGACACAGTACAAAAGAAAGCTTACTTTTGGTCCTTCAATTCTAGTAAAAGTTTATTTTTGGTCCTACAATTTTTGTTTGGATTAAGATGAACCTTGAACATATTCTCCTGGCATTACTGTTTTCTGGTGGCTGATCTTTGTGAGCACCTTATGTGAGTGTTGAAGAACAAGTTTGTAAGATCTTAAAACTGAGATTtattaataaatggttgtgtgcatctatttgatgcagaggccggggtgaTACCCATTTCGGAAAAAAGATGAACCTTGACTTTCAGAATAATTCACTTTTTGTCCggtgcggcccaatacggtgtccggcgccccgagccagtgcctgctacacaggggacgctccgggcacgccggtcaCAACAAAAAGCGAGGTGAGTAGacgcgggaccgacgcgtcagcggcacatgatAAATTCGTCCCCCACTCCCGTCAAATCGCGCCTCTCCCACCGCACATTTCTGCCTCCCAACACATTTTACCTCCTATCccaccgattcatttctccctcctgTCGTCGCTACTctgttcctcccgccgccgctaccctctccccatcaatggcgccgccgacagcccccaaaaaatggccaagaaagcggccaagaagccaccgggcaatgagacgaaaggggcgaaggcgccgttcacgaagccgcggaaggcgccggctctgAAGAAGAAACCGGAAGGCTGGACCGaagatcagtggcatcaagactaTCTACGTCGGaagatgtcgacggcggagcggaagggACGGAGGGCGGcacagctggagaagaaggcgttggcggcgcgcgcgcaccagcacgcgcttcgctgccaccaacgcgagcccatggagtacgtcggcgCCGGTGTACATTTTGGGAGTGGTGTCTCCGTCGACATACGGGTTCTACAATGACGGCCCCTCCGCACTCCCTGGTGCGTGATGCCAAACTTGTCATCACACTACCAGGATATgatgccgcatggcggcttcaaccccaacgccatcttctactccCCGACGTACGAGCAAGCGCCCCAGTGTGAGTAGGAGCCGGTGCGGACGGTGCCCCGTTCACTGTCCGCACGGGCCCGCTCGAATTCGAGGGCGCCGATGCtgaggaggagtaggaggagggggagagggaggggtggaggatgaggaccacgaggacgaagaggacgacgaggatgcGGGTGCCACAGAGGAtggcgatgatctcgtggaggttgacactgccggcgtgaggaagaagaaaaagaaggcgtcgggcacacgaggtccCAAGTGGATGGTTCTGGAGGATAAATATCTCTATGAGTCGtggtcgacggtgagccatgactccatcatcggtgccaaccaaaagtacggaaagtattgggcgaggatcaatgcCGAGTTCGATGATCGCAAGTTAATCAAcaacgactacaacaaagtgacaatgaagaggagccaaaaggcaatatcgacgcgatgggccatcatctaggcgtcggtgaacatgttccatgggttccatcacgaggtcgagaccagaggcgacagcggcatCTACGTCGGCGGCATGGTACGACCCTTTCTTAgctaatc contains:
- the LOC124680846 gene encoding receptor-like protein kinase; translation: MGLVLWNWFLLLLTLVSSSWSLSSDGLALLTLSKNLILPSSISSSWNASDRSPCEWHGVLCDRQTNVFSLDLSSSGVSGSLGPQIGLLKYLVVLTLQNNSISGAIPPELGNCSMLDQLDLSENSLSGEIPESLGNLKKLSVLALYSNSLNGEIPPELGNCSMLDRLDLSENSLSGKIPESLGNLKKLSSLALCTNSLHGEIPEGLFKNQFLQYVYLHQNNLSGHIPSSLGEMASLRSLWLHENGLSGVLPDSIGNCTKLEILYLLYNQLSGSLPKTLSLIRGVKVLDVTGNGLTGEIDFHFENCKLEKFILSFNNQLRGEIPSWLGNCSSLTELALVNNSFSGHIPASLGLVSNLTYLLLSQNSLSGPIPPEIGNCRSLLWLELDANMLEGSVPKELANLRKLQKLFLFDNRLTGEFPEYIWSIRWLRSVLIYRNGFTGMLPPVLAELKLLQNITLFSNFFSGVIPAGLGVNSRLRIIDFTNNSFTGGIPPYICSGKRLRVLDLGFNLLNGSIPSGLTDCPGLERVILENNHLTGVIPAGLGVNSRLVQIDFTNNSLTGRIPPYICSGKRLRVLHLGFNLLTGSIPSGVADCPSLERIMLQNNDLTGAIP